A stretch of Campylobacter showae DNA encodes these proteins:
- a CDS encoding ATPase produces MQLIYFHLVFDALKFEANYYDIFEAIEKEILDKFEDLSLKFSFDAPFESELKFALCKLAKNDRKKYALNKFLPRPLILKIYAAAINSGVVSIEKTLEKPRVKSKYQKSKKLPERDKAQDKVVFNDNFTRFWFYFIEPNLTLLKNGEKAALMEIIRREFDSYAGFGFELLCRQAQVLGQRRARSLQIYA; encoded by the coding sequence TTGCAGCTTATTTACTTTCATCTAGTCTTTGACGCGCTAAAATTTGAGGCGAATTATTATGATATTTTCGAGGCGATCGAAAAGGAAATTTTAGATAAATTTGAAGATCTGTCGCTCAAATTTAGCTTTGACGCGCCTTTTGAGAGCGAGCTTAAATTTGCTCTTTGCAAGCTTGCTAAAAACGACCGCAAAAAATACGCTCTAAATAAATTTCTGCCCCGTCCTCTCATCCTAAAAATTTACGCCGCCGCGATAAACTCAGGCGTAGTCAGCATCGAAAAGACGCTAGAAAAACCGCGCGTAAAAAGCAAATATCAAAAATCCAAAAAGCTACCCGAGCGCGACAAGGCGCAGGATAAGGTGGTCTTTAACGACAATTTTACTAGATTTTGGTTTTATTTCATCGAGCCAAATTTGACCCTTTTAAAAAACGGCGAAAAGGCCGCGCTGATGGAGATTATCAGACGTGAGTTTGACTCGTACGCGGGCTTTGGCTTTGAGCTGCTTTGCCGCCAAGCACAAGTGCTAGGGCAAAGGAGAGCGCGTAGCCTGCAAATATACGCTTAA
- a CDS encoding aminotransferase class V-fold PLP-dependent enzyme — protein MVSIDEIRKNIILKKGVRYFDYTASGLAYAPIERKIAKYLKTYANTHSESASNALKTQKRYEKARQNLKDALGLDGRFYLISAGCGATGAIKKFQEIMGLYLPPMSANRLGEEAVKGANLPLVIVSPYEHHSNEVSLREGLCEVVRIPLSKSGEINFGRLDQLLKINSKREIIGSFSAASNVTGIISDYKKIYVMMKRYGATVAFDAASFSSHDNLDADYFDALFLSPHKLLGGVGSCGLLAIRKELVKSDKPTFAAGGTVSYVSRSSHFFAPSIERAEEGGTQHVMGLIRAALAYRLRNEVGLDVIKSREDELARLFCEGLDNIPEVVSYCPRAVPRLPIFAFNVKGVSPYDFAEALSEDYGVQTRAGCACAGPYGHDLLGLKDDQKFDQKPGWVRVSLHYSHTQKDVAYLLKAIKKTIKKFKTKKEKK, from the coding sequence TTGGTTAGCATCGACGAAATCAGGAAAAATATTATTTTAAAAAAGGGCGTGCGCTACTTTGACTACACGGCCTCAGGTCTAGCCTACGCGCCAATAGAGCGCAAGATCGCAAAATACCTAAAAACCTACGCCAACACGCACTCAGAAAGCGCCTCAAACGCGCTAAAAACGCAAAAACGCTACGAAAAAGCAAGGCAGAACCTAAAAGACGCGCTGGGGCTTGATGGGCGATTTTATCTGATCTCTGCCGGTTGCGGTGCGACGGGAGCGATAAAGAAATTTCAAGAGATCATGGGGCTTTACCTGCCGCCTATGAGCGCAAACCGCCTAGGCGAAGAGGCGGTAAAGGGTGCAAATTTACCCCTCGTCATCGTCTCGCCCTACGAGCACCACTCAAACGAGGTTAGCCTACGCGAGGGGCTGTGCGAGGTCGTGCGCATACCGCTAAGCAAGAGCGGGGAGATAAATTTCGGCAGACTCGATCAACTGCTCAAAATCAACTCAAAGCGCGAGATCATCGGCTCTTTTAGCGCGGCGTCAAACGTCACGGGGATAATCAGCGACTACAAAAAAATCTACGTGATGATGAAGCGATACGGCGCGACGGTGGCCTTTGACGCGGCTAGTTTTAGCTCGCACGATAACCTCGACGCCGACTATTTCGACGCGCTATTTCTCTCGCCGCATAAGCTTTTAGGCGGCGTGGGTAGCTGCGGACTGCTCGCGATAAGAAAAGAACTCGTAAAATCAGACAAACCGACCTTCGCCGCGGGCGGGACGGTTAGCTACGTGAGCCGTAGTTCGCACTTTTTTGCGCCTAGTATCGAGCGCGCAGAGGAGGGCGGCACCCAGCACGTGATGGGGCTTATAAGAGCCGCGCTAGCATACAGGCTGCGAAACGAGGTCGGCCTAGACGTCATAAAAAGCCGCGAGGATGAGCTTGCGAGGCTATTTTGCGAGGGGCTGGATAATATCCCCGAGGTCGTGAGCTACTGCCCGCGCGCAGTGCCGAGACTGCCGATTTTCGCGTTTAACGTTAAGGGCGTTTCGCCGTATGATTTCGCCGAGGCGCTGAGCGAGGACTACGGTGTGCAGACTCGTGCTGGGTGTGCGTGTGCCGGTCCGTACGGACACGATCTGCTCGGACTAAAAGACGATCAGAAATTTGATCAAAAGCCAGGCTGGGTTCGCGTGAGTCTGCACTACTCGCATACGCAAAAAGACGTCGCATATCTGCTAAAGGCGATCAAAAAAACTATTAAAAAATTTAAAACCAAAAAGGAAAAGAAATGA